The DNA region ATCAATAGTGGAAATCGTTGGTTTAGCTAAGGAGGAAAAGCAAGCTCCTGGAGGTTTTGAAATTGAAGTAGAAAAACTCATAATTTTATCTCTTGCCGACCCAGAACTACCGATACCGATTATAGTGAAGGGACAGCAAGGAGAAACAGAACAATCAATACGTCTTGATTGGCGTTGGATTGATCTGCGCAAGCCTCAAGGGTCACTCACATTCAAGGTATGGACCGAGCTTGAAGCAGCTTTCCGCGAATTTTGGACAAAAAACGGTTATATAGAAATACATTCTCCGAAACTAATTTCTACCGCAAGTGAGTCCGGTGCGGAAGTATTCGAGGTTAAATACTTTGATCGCAAGGCATATCTAGCTCAATCTCCGCAATTCTACAAACAGATGGCGATGTCAGCTGGATTTGAAAGAGTTTTTGAAGTCGGACCGGTGTTCAGAGCGGAGCCATCATTTACATCGCGACATGCCACAGAGTTTACTGGTTATGACGCTGAAATATCATACATTGAGTCTCATGAAGACGTAATGCAAGAGGAAGAGAAGGTTATCCAATTCGCCGTCAGTAAGGTAAAGGAGAAATTCGGCGAGGAAATAAAACAGGTTTTCGCCAGAGAAGTCGTAGCCCCGACACTTCCATTCCCTAGATTGACTATCAAAGAGGCTAAAACGATACTTACCGAAATGGGCGTAACCGGAGAAAAGGACGGGGACTTGTCGTCAGAAGAAGAACGCAAGATTGGTGAGTATGTAATGAATACATTTGGCCATGAGTTTGTGTTTATCACTGAATATCCAGCAAAAGATCGTGCTTTCTATCATATGCGCGATGAAAATGATAAAACTCTCACAAAAGGTTTTGACCTTCTTTGGAACGGTCTTGAAGTAACCACTGGCGCTCAACGAGAACATCGCTACGATGTGCTTGTAAAGCAGGCGAAAGAGAAAGGAATGGATTTAGAGTCTTTGAAATTCTATTTAAACTTCTTTAAGTACGGCTGTCCTCCACACGGCGGCTTCGGTATGGGGCCAAACAGGATGATTATGAAATTGCTCGGCATAGACAATGTACGAGACGCGATGTTTATCTACCGCGGAGTAAAACGCCTTGAACCATAAATAAAAAGTCTCCCGAACGAATCGTCGTTCGGGAGACTTGGTGTTGGCACATTATGCCCATCTCTTTTCCAAGGATAAGTAATTCTTGTAAGAAGATAGTAGGGCGCCTTGTCGGTTGTGATTAGAGATCGCTTCCTCAATATCCTGCTTAGTGTCGTGATTATCTCTTGCGCGGACACGCAACACTTCACAAGCAATTGTTGAAAGCATATCTGCCCAAACCGGATTAAACTCATCCCAGACTTGCTTCAGAGCAGCTTGCAGTGTAGACAAAGAACCCACATCCTCTCGTATCCTCTGTTCTTCAGAAACCAGTAATTTCCTGGTTTCCTCTGAAAAAGACTGGATTGGCGTCATTCTCTTTGACTGTTGTATTTCCGACACAAATGATGGTATAAAATCGAAATCCTTACCTCGAAGGTGTGCGGAAACTGCTGTGTGCCAATATGATCCAACTTCCATACCGACTCGTGCCGCCATGCATTCCTGCAAGAGGGAAAAATCAAAGATGTTGTAGGGTAAGAGTTTTACCACATCATTGGCTCGCATACAGACCGTTGAATGCAAGACATTTCCCCTTGGCATAAATACTATGCTCATTGCGCATGGAATGTCGCGAGAATCAATTCGCTCCAAATCACCACTGTCGTAAACGGTGATCACGGCACGTTTTGTGTCTGGTCGTTGAGCGATGAGTTTTGCAACTATTTCAAACTGGTTATCAATCGGTTTGTTTCCGAATATCCGCTTTCCATAAGATGAACCAGGAATTGTTTCTCCGTCATCAGAGAACTGACGAACTCTATCCGTGTAGAACGCGATTGGATCAAGCAGATTTGAGCCCGATAGCATATACATGAATCGGGCGACTGCAAGGCCAGGATTGAATATCGGAAACAATCCGCTCCCCAGTATCCTTTTTCTTGGATCAGTGAGACACACCGAAGCATTCCACACTTCTTTGATCGTTTGACCATGGTTCATGGAGAGATCACTTGATTTGTACGTGAGACCATGATCCATGATTTCTTTGGCGACGAGTCTAACGACGATGTTAACGTCGTCGCTAGACAGACAGATTTGCTTGGAACACCACATATCTTATCCTCCTTTCTGTTTCCAGTTGGTGATTGTCTTTCTGATTCGCGACTCGTCTTCTTTACTCACCTGATCCAACCAGACACTCTCTTCATTCCCGATAATGGGATCAAGAACACGTGGAGCATGTTCACTTCCTACAACCGGAAGTCGAGCGTGTGGTTTTGAAGTAAGATACATCTGCTTAAGATTCGCGTCTGACAGGTTAATAAGTTCTCGAACCAGTGGGTTCTCGAACTCCACTCCACCGATAGCGCGATCTTTCAGAATGCGTATGGTGAGATAGAGACGAAGAGCAGAAGTTTCCATTGCTGTGAACGGAATTTGGAAGACGAAGTTACGCGCATCCAAGATTTTATCGAGATCTGACTCGACCTCTTTAGCATACGCAAGCAGCACGTCCGTGGGTTCCGAAACAGCAGTACGCTGTAGAATGTCTTGGGAAACCTGATTCCAGTACTCATTCCATGACCCAATAGATTCTATTGGCAACCATGTATCCGGTGCAGAAGCGTTAATAATGAATCGCCCGTCTGCAGGAAGATACACGCACAGGCGCTTTTCTTTTTGTTTTCTGGGAGTTATATAACGCTCTGCCCCGGAGAGTTCCGACTGCCAGTAGCTATGTCCTCGCAAGACAGTTTCGTAGAAGTTGTGACCTTCTCCATGTCTTCCACGCAAGGAAAGATTGAAGAAAGAATTACCAACCTCTTCCTCTTCTTTGATTTCACGCCACGAAGTCCCTGGAACCTCTGAACGACTTAGCTTCTTGCCGAAACCCAGGAAATATACCGGTTTGTAGATCACTGGGATTTCGATATCATCAACGACCAACCATCTCGTTGGGAAACCATCAATGATGGGCAGGTTTTTCACGGGATCGTTGTCGTTTTTTACAGGGACGAGTTTTGCTCGCAGTTCTTTCGCAAGAAGTACATCTAGGTTTTCTCTAGGATCAAGCAGGGTTCTCACTATTGGACGAATGGTCAATCCTTCTTGAGTATGCAGTTTTGCGTATTTAATTACCCGTGCGACATTTTGAACGGACACCTTGTGAAAAGTGTCAAAGCTGATCCGTATCACGAAATCAAGCTTCTTATTTCTCGCTTGGTTGCCACGCAACATCGCAGAAGTAAGCTGATCCAGGACAAGACGAGTTTCTTCTTCGCTGTTCGCGAAGTACAAGCTTGTGATACTCACAACTTGCCGAATGTGCCGGAGGTGTTCGACCGCGTAACACATCGAGTCGAGGTTTTCGTAGGACTCTCCGCCACCAGAGAAAACAACAAGCTCCAGACCTGATTCATTCATGATGTGTACGAAGCGCTCAATTTGTCTCATCGAGACTGCTGGAGGATTTCCGCCAAAGATTTTGGTTGTCAAAGCGGCAGAGAACAAGCAATTCGGACAAGTTAGAGCGCATTTATCAGCAGCGTTAACTACCGCAACGGAGACTCCAGGATTTGCGATTACTCCAAGTTCTGGCGTATGTTGGACAATGTAACTCCGGACTTTTTGAGAGAGTTTGGATGTGAAGATTGTTTCCATTTTGATCTCCTTTTTCAGTTGTGAATGTGCATTTGAGAAATCCACCATGGATTTCATCCAGAAATAAGCTACCACAATTTCGTCATCTATACAAGCTTTGGCAAAAATCCGCCACGCATTCCTACCGCGCCCAGCGGGGCGTCCTCATTCGTGGGGGTTCTCCGCAAAATCGCTCCGTTTCTTTAATTCCGAACAAGTTTCGTTTGGTGGACCCGAGGAGAATCGAACTCCTGCTTCAGCAATGCGAATGCTGCGTAATACCACTTTACTACGGGCCCGAATTGGACAGTATATTTGCGCGAACCTTTTTTTTTAAAAAACAACGGCTATTAAAATTCGAGTTCCTTATCAATTTCTAGAATCACGAATTTTATACCTTTTGGCTCTAAAACTTTTGGCGGTATTGCGTGTGTAGAGCCGGGTTGTTTCAAAATGCCCTCATGCACAGGAAAACAAGTTTTCGGTTTGATAAGAAGCGCATAGTCAATCGCTTCTAACAATCTCATCCAAGGCCCTGCCACAGGCAAAGCTAAAACCTCAACTTGTTTTCCTGGATTCGTGAAAGCGTCTCCCGGATAGAAAAGTTTGTTAGCGATGAAGTAGCCAGTATTTTGAATTGGCGGAATTGAAGTGTGCATGAGGGCATGATTTTCGCCAAAGCCCTCTATCAAAACTCCGTCTGCGTCAAGATTTTGACCGTCTTCAACTACACTGAAAGCAATATTATCTTTTTCTAAAAGTGCACCAACACTTTTATTGGTAATAACTTTTGCTTGCGGATTATTTTTCAAAAGTGCTTTTAGTGAATCAATATGAAAATGGTCGGCGTGTTCGTGCGTGATTAGCACGAAATCAATATTTTTTACTTCACTTTGTTGTGTTGAATAAGTTCCAGGGTCGGTCAAAATTCTGACTCCGTTTTCTTCAATCAACAAGCAACAATGTCCAAATTTTGTGATTTTCATAGATTTTCAAAAATATTTAGAAAAGAGGGGTCGGTACATATCTTCTCGGATGTCAATATGTAGTTCCTTGCGGTGAATTTTATCACAAAATTCAATAGGTATTTTTTCAATAATTGCCAAAGGTTGTTGCTCATTCCCTTCGCCCATGATGAACACCGCGGCCGTAGCAAGACTGTCAGCAACATTAGTTTTAGAAAATTTAAATTTTCGCCCAAAAATATCGGGTGTACCACGATAACTTTTCACACCACAAAAACCCGCGTATCCGAGAGCAACACCGGTTACACCCGCTCGGAGCGGGATCGTGCGGCTGTCGGTAATCAAAACACCGAGATGTCTAATGTTGTAATGTTTCCGTAATTTGTTGCGAAGATCGCGAGCCGTCTTGAAACTGTCTTTTGGTAATAAAATTAACTTACCATTCGCATTTGATTCGTCAATTCCGGCAGAAGCCATCACCACCCCGTCTTTGATGGTAAGCCAGGCGTATTTAGTGGGGATAGCAAATTCGCTTTCCGCGCGAATGAGTTTTTCTTTAGTTTTTATATTTTTGACGACAACTGTTCGCTTTTCCGCAAGGGCGACGATTTTGGAAGTAACGACAATTACAGATTGATCTGGAATTTTTTTAAAGTGATCGGTAATGAACACAAGTAAGTCATCACCCTCTTGGAAAACACGAGTTTTGATTGGTCGGGTAATCATAGTTTTTGATAATAACTTTATTTTTTAATAGTTTTAAAACAAAAATCCACCTTATAGGACGGGAACGGATGCACAAAACTATCCACACCCTATTGATCACGAAGGTGGGGTTAAATAAAGCTAGACCAAGTTTGTATAAAATGATTGTATAGCACGACTTTGAAATTTATCTGACTAAGTGATGAAAATGGAAACTTCTTCCGCAAAATCGCTCCGTTTCTTTAATTCCGAACAAGTTTCGTTTGGTGGACCCTAGCGGACTCGAACCGCTTGCCTCCGCATTGCAAAT from Candidatus Paceibacterota bacterium includes:
- the aspS gene encoding aspartate--tRNA(Asn) ligase — translated: MQRLHINEIKEHIGKKVKIAGFVQTIRDQGSIKFLLIRDITGVIQVVVTKHSPDALAIAKTLTHESIVEIVGLAKEEKQAPGGFEIEVEKLIILSLADPELPIPIIVKGQQGETEQSIRLDWRWIDLRKPQGSLTFKVWTELEAAFREFWTKNGYIEIHSPKLISTASESGAEVFEVKYFDRKAYLAQSPQFYKQMAMSAGFERVFEVGPVFRAEPSFTSRHATEFTGYDAEISYIESHEDVMQEEEKVIQFAVSKVKEKFGEEIKQVFAREVVAPTLPFPRLTIKEAKTILTEMGVTGEKDGDLSSEEERKIGEYVMNTFGHEFVFITEYPAKDRAFYHMRDENDKTLTKGFDLLWNGLEVTTGAQREHRYDVLVKQAKEKGMDLESLKFYLNFFKYGCPPHGGFGMGPNRMIMKLLGIDNVRDAMFIYRGVKRLEP
- a CDS encoding thymidylate synthase, coding for MNHGQTIKEVWNASVCLTDPRKRILGSGLFPIFNPGLAVARFMYMLSGSNLLDPIAFYTDRVRQFSDDGETIPGSSYGKRIFGNKPIDNQFEIVAKLIAQRPDTKRAVITVYDSGDLERIDSRDIPCAMSIVFMPRGNVLHSTVCMRANDVVKLLPYNIFDFSLLQECMAARVGMEVGSYWHTAVSAHLRGKDFDFIPSFVSEIQQSKRMTPIQSFSEETRKLLVSEEQRIREDVGSLSTLQAALKQVWDEFNPVWADMLSTIACEVLRVRARDNHDTKQDIEEAISNHNRQGALLSSYKNYLSLEKRWA
- a CDS encoding MBL fold metallo-hydrolase, with product MKITKFGHCCLLIEENGVRILTDPGTYSTQQSEVKNIDFVLITHEHADHFHIDSLKALLKNNPQAKVITNKSVGALLEKDNIAFSVVEDGQNLDADGVLIEGFGENHALMHTSIPPIQNTGYFIANKLFYPGDAFTNPGKQVEVLALPVAGPWMRLLEAIDYALLIKPKTCFPVHEGILKQPGSTHAIPPKVLEPKGIKFVILEIDKELEF
- a CDS encoding coenzyme F420-0:L-glutamate ligase — its product is MITRPIKTRVFQEGDDLLVFITDHFKKIPDQSVIVVTSKIVALAEKRTVVVKNIKTKEKLIRAESEFAIPTKYAWLTIKDGVVMASAGIDESNANGKLILLPKDSFKTARDLRNKLRKHYNIRHLGVLITDSRTIPLRAGVTGVALGYAGFCGVKSYRGTPDIFGRKFKFSKTNVADSLATAAVFIMGEGNEQQPLAIIEKIPIEFCDKIHRKELHIDIREDMYRPLFSKYF